The genomic window AATTGAAAACTTTCATTTAATCATAACAAGTTTGAGCAAGCCAAAATCAGATGGAAATTGTTCTCACAATTGAAACAAATAGAAAGAGCTTTGCTTTGCTTTCTAACATAACTGCTTACAAACACTGCATTAATAAAGAATGTAATTTTCCTACCCAGCTGGATTGGCACATTTTCAGTGTCATTTTGTTCTCTAGAGAGCTCATGAAAATTTTTGAAGCATTCCCATAACTTTTGACAAGCTCCATCACAAATTGTCGAGGTTCTCGCTCGGAAGAGATGATCAATCACGGATAATATGCGTAACCGCCATTCATATCTGACCAGCTGTTCCTGCATAAGTTTTTCGCTTACATACAATGTAGCTCTAATTTCTATCCAAATGCTTTCGCGATGAACCATCTTGACCTAACGGTAACAACCACCTCCGGTGACATGGTGCTGTGCTACATAACTGGCTTAATCATCTTCAGATTCTGGTGAATGAGTTCTCTTGTTAAAAGATTTGCATAACATTATCTATTCCTTTTccatttcttcttttccttgaaATCTTTTGGACCAATAAGCTTAGAATTGGGAGAGTTCATCTCTTCCCATAAATCCAATGCTATATCAAACTTACCGGCCTTCTTCAGATTGCTAATCAGTGACCGATAAACATATATTGAAGGATTATGCAACTTCTTTAACTCATCAAACATCCTCATTGCATCTCTAACATGCCCGGCTCTTCCAAGAACATCAATAAGTGCAGTATAAGTTTGCAAGTCCATCTCAAATCCTTTGTCTAACATCTCCTGTGCAAACAACTTGCACAATTCCAATCTACCAAGTCTTCGAAGACAGTTGACTAATGTGTTATATGTTATGGCATCTGGAATGTATCCGAGATCTTTCATTGATGAAAACTCCGCTAGCATTTTATCAACCTGGCCAGCTCTGcctaaacaagcaagaacagtGTTGAATGTGACTGTGTCCATCTTTAAGTTGAGATTTTTCATCACCTCAAAAATCTTAGTGCTTTTAGTAATCTGACCAGATTCAGCAGCAACGAAAATTATCCTGTTTATTACAGTCGGATCCCTATTAAATGTTATTTCAGCTACTTCCCCGATAAACTTTAGCAAATCAGGCTCGGAAGCCTTGCAGAGAGCCTTTGCAACACTGTCATAAGAGGTTGAATCAGGAGGTAGTCTAGAAAGCAGTAAGGTCCTGAAGATCTCAGAGAAAACATCAAATTGATCATCTTTGCATAACGTGGCAAGAACAATATTATACGAGTTAATATCAACATGGATATTCCTATCACGCAAATGTTTCAACACAAGAACCGCATCTGCAATGTTGCCTGATTCACAAAGCTTCTCAATGTAACTACTATACAACTTCTTCCTAGAAACGGTTTCATCATTTGCAGAACTAACAAAGTGTACTAAGGACTTTATCACATTCTCCTCAGTAGCAGAAACTTGTGTTGTAATTAATCGAAAATGGCAATGCACCAATACGAATTTAAACTGTACTTCTGCAAAGATCCCGATCCCATTACTCAAAATAggattctgaattttttttgtctGCAGGACAGAATATAGACAGCAAATGGTTATATAAGGATTGATTAAAGATTCAAATTAAACCAAACATTGACAATTATCTTAATCAACTCATAAGAAAGCAGCAGCATAAACAAGGAAAAGCTAATTAATCAGGGACTAAAATATTAGAATTCACATGATTCTAACAGAAATTAGCATTTCATAGACACACAACAACTGTAAGGAAATTACAAGCtctaaaacaatgaaaattttcaagcgGAAGTAACTAAACCAGCAAGTACAATTCTTCAAAAACTGAAatttaaaagaaaggaaagatttcTCAATTGTTCTGACATAAAGATGAACTGTACTTCAGTGAATAATCTGATCCCAATACgcaaaatagaattttgaattgtttttgtCTGCAAAATAGATTGTAAAAATGCGAATAATTCTATCAAATTTGATTAGAGACTTCCATGAACCCCAAACCTGGATACTTATCTTAATccactcaaaagaaaaaaacgagataaacaaggaaaaaaagctAGTCAATCATCTGAATTAACAGGAATTAGAATTTCTTAGATGAGTAGCAGCTGCATCAAAATTAAAACCTCTAAATCAATAAAAGAATCCAAGTGGAAGTAAACAAGCCAGCAAGTATAATACTTGAAACCAAAAATGAATTTGCATTCATGGACTTTCAAAAGCATTCCAAATTTATGAGATGAAGCCAAAGACAAAGACAAACACTTGACAAGCATTCAGCACGAACATATGAAAAGCATGCACTGATGATTCAGAGAGATATAATTTAGTGAAAGAACGGGATCAGAATTGAGGTTGAGTTACCAATCTGGAGGTAGAAGCGATAGACAAAGTGTGAGTGGCGAGACGCCGGATCATCGCCGGCCGTCGGAGAGGCGAAAGAAAccataaccctaaccctaatcggGCTGGAACTTGGCTGCTTGGCGTGAAGTATGGTAAAAACAGGCAGGAAATTTTAGGGCATTTTCGGtttgaaaatgttttcaaaattgGTTTTTACAAAACctttttttgggtttgttttTCGTTTTAAAAATGCGCTTGTTTCAATTATTTTAGAAAACGAGGtcttagaaataaaaataaataaatttattcgtTAAAaatccattatatatatgtttacttatatgttgaatattgagattaaaaaattttaaaataaaaaataattttaaatattgtagttATTATTAAGTTTGTAAAATACACTAACAGATATGTTTTTTATGTGGGTATGtggataattatatattgtagGCAAACTATTTTAtatggttaatttttttgataaatcactCAACTTTTGTCGAAAATATCGGTTCTTCCagaattttggtttgttttaaaATCTTTCACTTAAAAGTCATTAACTATTTCACAAACAAAGTCACTCGATGGATTAACATATCGTTAGCGACGTGGAGAACTGCGATTGGGTTTTTTCGGTCGTCGCGTCGATGAATGACGATATTAATCCACCGTCGACTGTTTGTGAAAATGCTAGTGACTTTTAGTGAAGActttaaacaaaaccaaaaattcgATGAAACCGATATTTCGACAAAGTTGagtgatttatcaaaaaaattaacctattttatataatatatccatttttaaaatatcaaattactttatttttcttttataaattgtgTGGTTCCtattaaaattttcactttcatacatagtcaaaaataaataaataaataaataataataataataataataataattattattattattattattattattattattataaagaaaCAGGTCTTAGATTGAAGCATTTGAAGCatcagaaatcaaataaaagagatcttaaatttacaacaacaacaaaaaaaaacaataaatgaagaATGAAATCCCAAATTTATGCCAAAATGTCACAATTCATTACCAATTCATCACCTACTGTTCTGAAAAGAAATGGCAAGAACCAAAGTGGTTATTCTGACAACAAAACCCTTCACaggcaacaacagcaacaacagcaataacaacaacaacatcatcaattcCCCAAACAAGTCCTGTGTGTCAAGACATTGATTATCAAACTGTTAACTTGTACTTTGATATCGTCGTCAGTTATTCGAACCTTCAACAGCAACCTGATTCACACAATACGTAGAATTCAGAACAGAGACCACCATCTCCGGTTACTTCGATTTGGTGGTGATGAGATGCTATGGCTATTCTGAATTTGATGAGGATCTCCTGCCCGGTGGTTGTAGCAGATGCTTGAATTTCCAAAGGAATTCTTGAGCCACAAAACAACTACAACACCGACCATACTAACTATGGGGGCGGCAGCAAGAAATAGCCACCGTCCTCGACCACCACCTGCTCGGTTTGAACTCTCCGCTTGGTTATCACTAGCATTAGCATTAGCATTAGCTTGCATTGCCTCATCGGTTTCAATGTCAGTTGATATTTCAGATGAAGTT from Dioscorea cayenensis subsp. rotundata cultivar TDr96_F1 chromosome 9, TDr96_F1_v2_PseudoChromosome.rev07_lg8_w22 25.fasta, whole genome shotgun sequence includes these protein-coding regions:
- the LOC120269031 gene encoding pentatricopeptide repeat-containing protein At1g11900, encoding MIRRLATHTLSIASTSRLTKKIQNPILSNGIGIFAEVQFKFVLVHCHFRLITTQVSATEENVIKSLVHFVSSANDETVSRKKLYSSYIEKLCESGNIADAVLVLKHLRDRNIHVDINSYNIVLATLCKDDQFDVFSEIFRTLLLSRLPPDSTSYDSVAKALCKASEPDLLKFIGEVAEITFNRDPTVINRIIFVAAESGQITKSTKIFEVMKNLNLKMDTVTFNTVLACLGRAGQVDKMLAEFSSMKDLGYIPDAITYNTLVNCLRRLGRLELCKLFAQEMLDKGFEMDLQTYTALIDVLGRAGHVRDAMRMFDELKKLHNPSIYVYRSLISNLKKAGKFDIALDLWEEMNSPNSKLIGPKDFKEKKKWKRNR